From the genome of Aquiluna borgnonia:
TGCGCTTCTGGTTCTCTTCTAGTTCTTTGAACTGACTTCTGAGATTCGGGGGCATTTTCTCGTCCTGGGCGATTCCAAAAGCCGCCAGCAGAGCAGCTCTCTCCTCCGCATCCTTTTCAGCACTAACTGCCTCTGCATCGCGCTTGGCTACCCCAAGTAGTTTCTCCGCCGCTACCATCGCCGAACTCAAATTCGTAATGGCCATGAGAACCCTGAGGGTTTCCGACCGCCGAGCCCGCGCCTCAGAAGACAATGCCAATCGGCGTGCCATCCCCACGTGGTTTTGGGCAAGCAGCGCAGAGCGCCTAGCCAGAATCGGATCCACCGCATCCCGCTGGACCAAGAGCGCAGCAACCTCATCAACCGAAGGAAGTCGCAGGTTCAGGTTTCTGGTTCTTGAGCGAATGGTGGGAAGCAGGTCTGAAACACTCGGGGCGCAGAGAATCCACACTACTTTTTCAGCTGGCTCCTCGAGCTCTTTCAGAAGGACATTGGACGTTCGCTCAGTCATGCGATCGGCATCCTCAATCACAATCACGCGCCACTCACCAACGGTCGTTGCCATGGAGGCGCGGCCGACAAGCTCTCGTACCTCATCAATGCTGATGGTGACGCGATCTGTTACTAACAGGGTGACATCTGGATGGGAATCGGCCATGGCGAGCCTGCACTGCTGACACTGGCCACAACCGTCTTCAGGACACTGGAGTGCCGCAGCGAAGCTTCTTGCGAGATTTGACCGACCGCTGCCGGCTGGGCCAGTGAACAACCAAGCGTGATGAACGCCTTGTTTCTTTGACTCGACAACTCGCTGAAGCTGCTCGATTGCCTCTGGCTGGCCGAGCAGTTCATCCCAAACCGGATGGCTCAAGAAAGCCCCATTGCAGCAACCCGCTTCCGGATGAGATCTTGAATGGCATCCACGCTCAGGTTCGCATCCACCACGAGGAATCTTGGTTGGGCAGCAAGGTCGAGAAACTGATTTCTAGCTCGCTCAAAGAAATCAACTTTTTCACGCTCCAGGCGATCAGGTTCCACGCCGGTTTTTGATCGCCTAGCGATTGCAGCCTCAGCGTCTAGGTCCAACAGGACGGTGAGGTCCGGCACGAGATTGCCAACTGCCCAGAGGGAAATATTGAGGACTTCCTGAACATCAAGATCTCGAGCGGCGCCCTGGTAGGCCACGGAGGAATCAAAATAGCGATCGCTTAGAACAACTTTGCCGGCTTCCAGTGCTGGGCGAATTCTGGTGGCAACGTGATGGGCTCGATCGGCGGCATACAGCAGGGCCTCTGCCCTGGGAGAGACATCGCCCTTGCGGTGCAGCAGCAGGTGACGAATTTCCTGGCCCAGATCGGTGCCTCCAGGTTCGAGGGTGCGAACCACTTCTCGGCCAGATTCCTCAAGCCAAGATTGCAGCAGTTCTAGCTGAGTGGATTTGCCCACCCCATCGATACCCTCGAAAGTAATAAACAATTCAGCGCTTTTTCCTAGTGGTTTTGCTAGTCTTTGGCGCCTCTCCCGGCGCAACCCCTAGCTTCTCACGACGAATAGCCAACAGCTCAAAGGCGCGGTCATTGGATAGCTCTTCCAATGGCTCGTCCTTTGGAACGGTGGCGTTGATTACACCGTCGGTGACGTAGTTTCCAAACTGTCCAGTCTTTGCCACCACGGGCTTTCCAGAAGCTGGATCCTCACCAAATTCCCGCAGCGGAGTGCTGGCGGTTCGGCGAGCGCCGTATTTGGGCTGTTTGTAAATTTCAATCGCCTGGTCAAGGCTGAGACTGAATATCTCCTCCTCGCTCGCGAGCGAGCGAGAGTCATTGCCACGCTTCAGATAAGGTCCGTATTTGCCGTTCTGAGCGGTAATTTCAGAGCCGGTTTCTGGATCAGTTCCCAAAACCCGCGGCAGTGAAAGTAGCTCAAGTGCCTGCTCGAGAGTCACAGTGGTGACGGACATGCTCTTGAAAAGCGAAGCAGTCTTAGGTTTTGGGTTTCCCTCGTCAACCAGTGTTACGTAAGCGCCGTATCGACCATCCTTGACAATGATGTCAAGGCCTGAGCTCGGCTCTTTTCCAAGCACCCTGTCCTCTGCCGCAGGTGTGTTGATTAGCTCAATGGCCTTTGCGTGGGTGAGCTCGTCTGGAGTCAACCCCTCAGGAATGTTTACGATCTTTCGGTCTTCACCCTCGAGCACCTCAAGGTAAGGGCCATATTTTCCGGTTCGTAACTGAATACCCTCACCGATGTCAAAACTATTAATGGATCTAGGGTCTGATTCACCGAGGGATTCCACGGTCGACTTCAGTCCGTTTTCAGAGAAATAAAAGTCTTTGAGCCAGGTGGAGCGCTCTAGCTCTCCCAGGGCAATACGGTCCAGGTCCTCTTCCATCTTGGCGGTGAACTCGTAGTCCACCAGATCGGCAAAATTCTCCTCGAGGAACCTTGTAACGGTAAATGCAATCCACTCAGGAACTAGAGCACTGCCGCGCTTGACAACGTAACCCTTGGACAAGATGGTGGAAATGATCGCGGCGTAAGTCGAAGGTCTACCAATCCCCTGCTCCTCAAGCGCCTTCACCAGGGAAGCCTCGGTGTAGCGAGC
Proteins encoded in this window:
- the tmk gene encoding dTMP kinase, producing the protein MFITFEGIDGVGKSTQLELLQSWLEESGREVVRTLEPGGTDLGQEIRHLLLHRKGDVSPRAEALLYAADRAHHVATRIRPALEAGKVVLSDRYFDSSVAYQGAARDLDVQEVLNISLWAVGNLVPDLTVLLDLDAEAAIARRSKTGVEPDRLEREKVDFFERARNQFLDLAAQPRFLVVDANLSVDAIQDLIRKRVAAMGLS
- a CDS encoding DNA polymerase III subunit delta', which produces MSHPVWDELLGQPEAIEQLQRVVESKKQGVHHAWLFTGPAGSGRSNLARSFAAALQCPEDGCGQCQQCRLAMADSHPDVTLLVTDRVTISIDEVRELVGRASMATTVGEWRVIVIEDADRMTERTSNVLLKELEEPAEKVVWILCAPSVSDLLPTIRSRTRNLNLRLPSVDEVAALLVQRDAVDPILARRSALLAQNHVGMARRLALSSEARARRSETLRVLMAITNLSSAMVAAEKLLGVAKRDAEAVSAEKDAEERAALLAAFGIAQDEKMPPNLRSQFKELEENQKRRATRTLRDGVDRIFTDAESVYRDILAMQLGAGQTLVNEEIAADLFARAEQTSASDTIAVLDAITQSRTRLSSNVRDLLVLEALCTKLIFRGHVEG